In Blastopirellula sp. J2-11, a single genomic region encodes these proteins:
- a CDS encoding Tm-1-like ATP-binding domain-containing protein, with protein MAVIAVLGTLDTKGQEHAFVADAIRSRGHDVLLIDVGSDQLPAVEPDISREEVAQAASLDWRTISARHDRGECVSAMSLAAPELLSRFVHERRIDGVISLGGGGGTAIATAAMRCLPVGFPKVMVSTLASGNTAHYLGTKDIVMIPSVVDVAGLNRISRRIFAQAAGAICGMVETELDESAAKPLIVASMFGNTTQCIDKAIPALEKAGYEVLVFHATGAGGRAMESLIRDGLVDGVLDVTTTEWADELVGGVLSAGPDRLDAAALAGVPAIVAPGCLDMANFGERSTLPPKFEGRNLYIHNPQVTLMRTNKAECRELGRILAEKVNRYTAPVTVLLPLQGVSVISAPGQPFYDPAADAALFDSLTENLDESIAIRRIDANINDEEFARACTQSLLQNIHAHQPSTV; from the coding sequence ATGGCCGTTATCGCAGTCCTGGGAACATTGGACACGAAGGGGCAAGAGCACGCCTTCGTCGCCGACGCTATTCGCTCACGCGGACATGACGTTCTCTTGATCGACGTCGGCTCGGATCAGCTTCCGGCGGTTGAGCCCGATATCTCGCGAGAGGAAGTCGCCCAAGCCGCGAGTCTTGATTGGCGGACGATTTCCGCTCGCCATGACCGGGGCGAGTGCGTTTCGGCAATGTCGCTCGCCGCTCCGGAATTGCTCTCGCGTTTCGTGCACGAACGTCGCATCGACGGGGTCATCTCCTTAGGCGGAGGAGGCGGCACGGCGATTGCCACCGCCGCGATGCGCTGCTTGCCGGTCGGCTTTCCGAAGGTCATGGTATCTACGCTCGCCAGCGGCAATACGGCCCATTATCTGGGGACGAAAGATATTGTCATGATTCCAAGCGTGGTCGATGTGGCGGGACTCAATCGCATTTCGCGCCGCATCTTCGCGCAAGCCGCCGGCGCGATTTGCGGCATGGTCGAGACCGAGTTAGACGAGTCGGCGGCCAAGCCGTTGATTGTCGCTAGTATGTTTGGCAATACGACGCAATGTATTGATAAGGCGATTCCCGCTTTGGAAAAAGCGGGTTATGAAGTGCTGGTTTTTCATGCGACTGGCGCCGGCGGCCGCGCCATGGAATCGCTCATTCGCGATGGATTGGTCGACGGAGTGTTGGATGTCACCACAACCGAATGGGCCGACGAATTGGTCGGCGGCGTTCTCTCGGCTGGACCAGATCGCTTGGACGCTGCGGCACTTGCCGGCGTACCTGCGATTGTCGCACCAGGTTGCCTGGACATGGCGAACTTCGGAGAGCGCTCCACGTTACCGCCAAAGTTTGAAGGCCGCAATCTCTACATTCATAATCCTCAAGTCACGCTGATGCGAACCAACAAGGCGGAATGTCGTGAGCTAGGCCGAATTCTCGCCGAGAAGGTAAATCGCTACACGGCGCCGGTGACCGTGCTGCTGCCGCTGCAAGGCGTTAGCGTAATCAGCGCTCCTGGCCAACCCTTTTACGATCCCGCCGCCGATGCGGCGTTGTTCGACTCGTTGACGGAGAATCTGGATGAATCGATTGCGATTCGTCGGATCGACGCCAATATTAATGATGAAGAGTTCGCCCGGGCATGCACCCAATCGCTACTACAAAATATTCACGCCCACCAACCGTCGACCGTTTAA
- a CDS encoding Dabb family protein — translation MPSVKHFGVFQFKDHIDSQQIERCFAAMHGMVGEIPGLTEMIHGPYKSDEGLNSGYTHGFIMTFESPEARDAYLPHPLHERVKEIVVPCLERVIVFDFDVNP, via the coding sequence GTGCCTAGCGTCAAACACTTCGGCGTCTTTCAGTTCAAAGATCACATCGATTCCCAGCAAATCGAGCGTTGCTTCGCCGCTATGCATGGGATGGTCGGTGAAATTCCTGGGCTGACGGAGATGATTCACGGTCCTTACAAAAGCGACGAGGGCCTGAATTCCGGTTATACGCATGGCTTCATTATGACGTTCGAAAGTCCGGAGGCTCGCGACGCTTATCTCCCTCATCCGTTGCACGAACGGGTGAAAGAGATCGTGGTCCCCTGTCTTGAGCGGGTCATTGTGTTCGATTTCGATGTGAATCCATAG
- a CDS encoding DUF1559 domain-containing protein, whose product MSKSLRLGFTLVELLVVIAIIGVLIALLLPAIQQAREAARRMSCTNNLKQVGLALHNYHDTLGQFPPGHSLSSDCSKQYGSWVVAILPGMEQTSLRELYVDTTDWWRGENQPARAIEVDTLVCASDVNVANYNTTYDFGFRGNYAANIGIGTYSRSQCGSPDDHTGLTTKGPFLLNAKVGMRDITDGTSNTFAIGEIRRVNSNDSRGALFADAGSNLLAFDFGPNPTSADITERCVNQPENGLPCSSNGSGGPHRLSARSLHPGGVNMLLFDGSVRFVPETVSLTTWQGMASMNGQEVVDSSF is encoded by the coding sequence ATGTCGAAATCGCTTCGTTTGGGATTTACGCTGGTGGAGTTATTGGTAGTCATCGCCATTATCGGCGTGTTAATCGCTTTGCTGCTTCCCGCTATCCAACAAGCGCGTGAAGCTGCCCGCCGCATGTCGTGCACGAACAACTTAAAGCAAGTTGGTCTTGCGCTGCACAATTACCACGACACCCTCGGCCAGTTTCCGCCGGGGCATAGTCTCTCGTCGGATTGCTCGAAACAATATGGGTCTTGGGTCGTCGCAATCTTGCCGGGCATGGAACAAACCTCCCTGCGAGAACTCTATGTGGATACGACCGACTGGTGGCGCGGCGAAAACCAGCCTGCTCGTGCAATTGAGGTCGACACGCTTGTCTGCGCCTCGGACGTAAACGTCGCCAATTACAACACGACCTATGATTTTGGTTTCCGCGGAAACTACGCCGCCAACATCGGGATCGGGACCTACAGTCGCAGTCAGTGCGGCTCTCCGGACGATCATACCGGACTAACGACGAAAGGGCCGTTTCTGTTGAACGCCAAGGTCGGGATGCGGGATATCACCGACGGCACGTCGAACACCTTCGCCATCGGAGAAATTCGTCGCGTCAACTCCAACGATTCGCGCGGCGCGCTGTTCGCCGATGCGGGGTCGAACCTGTTAGCGTTTGACTTTGGGCCGAATCCCACCTCGGCCGACATCACCGAACGTTGTGTGAATCAGCCAGAAAACGGCCTGCCTTGCTCGAGCAACGGATCCGGCGGCCCGCATCGATTGTCGGCCCGCAGTCTGCACCCCGGCGGCGTTAATATGCTGTTGTTTGACGGCAGCGTTCGCTTTGTGCCGGAGACGGTCAGTCTGACCACGTGGCAAGGGATGGCGTCCATGAATGGTCAAGAAGTGGTTGATTCGTCGTTTTAG
- a CDS encoding helix-turn-helix transcriptional regulator, with protein sequence MEATIPIEITRTNLSGTFFLACFGGEGLVLIDGEWRQVSAGQACIQPPLIPNGLKGIPNVPWRFCWVRYQELPKRKPIVSLHSPALRKYDVTPIRLAVQGFTSEVTQGGDAGQILRWIELLHNYVLNFAHPQRQDERLTKIWSIVEHRLDEPWTLGALAEIGCVSKEHLRRLCLTSLGRSPVQHVTFLRMQKAASLLRSTNLTIEAVARQLGYASQFSFSDTFQRWFNCRPSKFREH encoded by the coding sequence ATGGAAGCCACTATTCCGATTGAGATCACTCGCACGAATCTGTCTGGCACGTTTTTCTTGGCCTGCTTCGGCGGCGAGGGACTGGTTTTGATCGATGGAGAATGGCGACAAGTTTCCGCCGGGCAGGCCTGTATTCAGCCTCCTCTGATTCCAAATGGGTTGAAGGGGATTCCCAACGTACCCTGGCGATTTTGTTGGGTGCGTTACCAAGAGCTTCCCAAACGCAAGCCAATCGTTTCGCTGCACTCGCCGGCGCTTCGAAAATATGACGTCACTCCGATTCGACTAGCTGTTCAAGGATTTACTTCGGAAGTGACCCAAGGCGGGGACGCTGGCCAAATATTGCGCTGGATCGAGTTGCTTCACAACTACGTGTTGAATTTTGCTCACCCGCAACGACAAGACGAAAGATTAACGAAGATTTGGTCCATTGTTGAACATCGCTTAGATGAACCTTGGACCCTCGGCGCGCTCGCCGAGATTGGCTGCGTCAGCAAAGAACATCTGCGACGATTATGCCTGACGTCGCTAGGCCGTTCTCCAGTTCAGCACGTGACGTTTTTGCGCATGCAGAAAGCGGCGTCGCTATTGCGTTCGACCAACCTGACGATCGAAGCCGTTGCGCGCCAACTCGGCTATGCCTCGCAATTTTCGTTCTCCGACACTTTCCAACGCTGGTTCAATTGCCGCCCCTCCAAGTTTCGCGAACATTAG
- a CDS encoding PVC-type heme-binding CxxCH protein, giving the protein MQISIAAESNQASLPESQVFYRQAVQDSAGKSWRSLFNGKNFAGWKVVLKNQQPGEDPDKIFQAVDDTIHVYRDTPAGKTMPYGVLLTDREYCDYRLRFEYRWGEKKFAPRMRQKRDAGLLYHTIGAEKIWPTSVECQVQEGDTGDLYFVYTGGDSPVDASQKQFTDAASNGAYKTFGQPGKVTRVVKSQTRESDGWTTVEVVVRGDRALHLVNGQINNFCVNMKAFQKSPGKAIPLTSGRIAFQCECAEVLYRNIELLELAPDPQLSETTFTPADESPAPTKPLEPQAGLSAWKARDGFRVELMAAEPLTMDPVAIDWDADGRLWVVEMADYPNGLDGNGKPGGRIRVLENTNADSQYDKSTLFMDGLNFPNGIVAWNDGVIVTAAPEILYLADTDKDGVCDRKEVLFSGFHEGNQQLRMNGLRWGLDGWIYCASGSHASSYGGGTKIKSHRTGELFQIGSRDFRFHPTTGIVEPLSGPSQFGRNTDGWGNWFGVQNSFPLWHYVLEEKYLCRNPHMIAPEPRSLLTEANPRVYPISEIESRFHSHQQAGRFTSACSGMVYRDSLLFAEGDVSHSFTCEPVHNIIQHNLLTRQGVSFTMQRDSANDTVDFLASQDRWCRPVMVRTGPDGALWVVDMYRYVIEHPHWLPEAGKQAIAPYVRAGDGRGRIYRVVPEEGVVHPPLRLREQSTAALVELLDHTNGWIRDNAKRLLFETQDPALEAAIRDFLDLDHTPLGRLNALYVLHGIGETDEKILVKGLKDPSMPIRRHSLRMAERIADPSPELSQAIANLAQDPDPVIQLQLACSLGQWNQPFAVELMAKLLPQHLSSKWIRTALLSSLTSENIAAVALSISELPPEKEAVREVYREVMRMALALDVHEPLLRILSENSEETEDLARAMIAVDIVSRLSNVQKDNLPTQLIEAIPHVAESSRHVITSNTAPAWLKTLAIHTLFLVPDKLSSDLKLAAQILQPTVSSDLQKALICKLGEQSTPECCDVLLSGWSAYSPQMRRTILEEIASQPAWHDRFIQALRDRTLVAADIDLALQQRFLNHPAADQFRVYFHASVEPSNNTSIETGSVDQGDATQGRIVFQKNCSVCHRFRDEGGQVGPNLGSLTNRTPKNLLEAIVAPNKSVDSKYLNYLIATVDGRVISGIITNESDHSLTILRSNGESTAIFREDIEELQSTGKSLMPEGFGKSISHNNMADLVAYLMQQD; this is encoded by the coding sequence TTGCAAATATCTATCGCGGCGGAATCGAACCAGGCGTCGCTTCCAGAAAGTCAAGTTTTCTATCGTCAGGCAGTGCAAGATTCCGCAGGGAAATCGTGGCGATCACTTTTCAACGGGAAGAATTTCGCCGGTTGGAAAGTGGTCCTCAAAAATCAGCAGCCGGGCGAAGATCCGGACAAGATCTTTCAAGCTGTCGACGATACGATCCACGTCTATCGCGACACGCCGGCTGGGAAGACCATGCCATACGGCGTTCTGTTGACCGACCGCGAGTATTGCGACTACCGTCTCCGTTTCGAGTATCGCTGGGGCGAGAAGAAGTTCGCACCTCGAATGCGCCAAAAACGTGACGCGGGACTTCTCTACCATACGATCGGCGCCGAAAAGATCTGGCCCACGAGCGTCGAATGTCAAGTTCAAGAAGGGGATACGGGAGATCTTTACTTCGTCTATACCGGCGGCGATAGCCCGGTGGATGCTTCCCAAAAGCAATTCACCGACGCTGCGTCCAACGGCGCCTACAAGACCTTTGGTCAGCCCGGCAAGGTCACGCGCGTGGTGAAGAGTCAGACACGGGAATCGGATGGTTGGACCACCGTCGAAGTCGTTGTAAGAGGAGATCGTGCATTGCACTTGGTCAATGGTCAGATCAATAACTTTTGCGTCAACATGAAGGCTTTTCAGAAATCCCCGGGGAAGGCAATTCCGCTAACTTCCGGCCGTATCGCGTTTCAATGCGAATGTGCGGAAGTGCTTTATCGAAACATTGAACTGCTCGAATTAGCGCCCGATCCCCAACTCTCGGAAACGACGTTCACTCCTGCCGATGAATCCCCTGCTCCTACCAAGCCGCTGGAACCCCAGGCAGGTCTTTCGGCCTGGAAAGCCCGCGACGGCTTTCGCGTCGAGTTGATGGCGGCGGAACCGCTGACCATGGATCCGGTGGCGATTGACTGGGATGCGGATGGTCGGCTGTGGGTTGTCGAAATGGCCGACTATCCCAACGGTCTTGATGGGAACGGGAAGCCGGGAGGTCGTATCCGAGTTCTCGAAAACACCAATGCGGACAGTCAGTACGACAAGTCCACGCTCTTTATGGATGGACTTAACTTTCCCAACGGAATCGTTGCTTGGAACGATGGCGTGATCGTGACGGCGGCGCCGGAAATCCTTTACCTGGCCGACACGGATAAGGATGGCGTTTGCGATCGCAAAGAGGTCCTCTTCAGCGGCTTCCACGAAGGAAACCAACAGTTGCGCATGAATGGACTGCGGTGGGGACTCGATGGCTGGATCTATTGCGCTAGCGGAAGCCATGCATCCTCCTACGGCGGCGGTACAAAAATCAAATCCCATCGAACCGGCGAACTCTTTCAAATAGGGAGCCGCGACTTCCGCTTTCATCCAACCACGGGAATCGTTGAGCCGCTTTCAGGTCCGTCGCAGTTTGGACGGAACACCGATGGCTGGGGCAACTGGTTTGGCGTGCAAAACAGCTTCCCGCTATGGCACTATGTGCTGGAAGAGAAGTATCTCTGCAGAAACCCTCACATGATCGCACCTGAGCCGCGGTCCCTGCTGACCGAGGCGAATCCGCGCGTCTATCCGATCAGCGAAATCGAATCGCGGTTTCACTCCCATCAACAAGCGGGACGCTTTACCTCCGCTTGCTCTGGCATGGTCTATCGAGATTCACTGCTCTTTGCCGAGGGCGATGTCTCGCACAGCTTTACCTGCGAACCGGTCCATAACATCATTCAGCACAACCTTCTGACTCGTCAGGGGGTCAGTTTTACAATGCAACGAGATTCTGCGAACGACACGGTTGACTTTCTCGCTTCGCAAGACCGCTGGTGTCGCCCCGTCATGGTGCGAACCGGTCCGGACGGCGCACTCTGGGTGGTCGACATGTATCGCTACGTGATCGAACACCCTCATTGGCTGCCCGAAGCAGGCAAACAGGCAATTGCTCCCTATGTGCGTGCCGGTGATGGCCGGGGCCGTATCTATCGCGTTGTTCCTGAAGAGGGCGTCGTCCATCCTCCGCTGCGACTTCGCGAACAATCGACAGCTGCGTTGGTCGAACTGTTGGACCATACCAACGGTTGGATTCGTGACAATGCAAAGCGATTGCTTTTTGAAACTCAAGATCCCGCTCTGGAAGCCGCAATCCGCGATTTCTTGGACCTAGACCACACGCCGTTGGGTCGGCTTAACGCGCTTTACGTCTTACATGGTATTGGCGAAACAGACGAAAAGATTCTTGTCAAAGGTCTGAAAGATCCTTCCATGCCAATTCGCCGGCATAGCTTAAGGATGGCGGAGCGCATCGCCGATCCCAGTCCCGAACTTTCCCAGGCGATCGCCAACCTGGCCCAAGATCCCGATCCGGTCATTCAACTTCAATTGGCGTGCTCGCTTGGACAATGGAATCAACCCTTCGCCGTCGAGCTCATGGCCAAGTTGCTCCCGCAGCATCTCTCCTCCAAATGGATTCGCACAGCTCTCTTGAGCTCGCTGACCTCCGAAAATATTGCCGCAGTTGCTCTCTCTATTTCAGAATTGCCGCCAGAAAAAGAAGCGGTCCGAGAAGTTTACCGAGAGGTGATGCGAATGGCGCTGGCGTTGGATGTGCACGAACCGCTTCTCCGCATATTGTCGGAGAATTCCGAAGAAACGGAGGACCTTGCCAGGGCGATGATCGCCGTCGATATTGTCAGCCGCTTGTCCAACGTGCAGAAGGATAATCTTCCCACGCAGTTGATCGAAGCAATCCCGCATGTCGCCGAGTCGTCACGTCATGTTATTACCTCTAATACGGCTCCCGCTTGGCTAAAAACCTTGGCGATCCATACGCTTTTTCTGGTTCCTGACAAACTCTCATCCGATCTCAAGTTAGCCGCGCAAATATTGCAGCCCACGGTCTCTTCGGATCTTCAGAAAGCGCTGATATGCAAACTCGGAGAGCAGTCTACGCCGGAATGTTGCGACGTGCTGCTCTCTGGTTGGTCCGCCTATTCGCCGCAAATGCGACGCACCATTCTAGAAGAAATCGCTTCTCAGCCCGCCTGGCACGACCGATTTATTCAGGCGCTTCGTGATCGTACGCTTGTCGCTGCGGATATCGACCTAGCGTTGCAGCAACGCTTTCTCAATCACCCTGCAGCGGATCAATTTCGCGTTTATTTTCACGCGTCGGTCGAGCCCTCTAACAACACCAGCATAGAGACTGGTTCCGTCGATCAAGGAGACGCGACGCAGGGAAGAATCGTCTTCCAAAAGAACTGCAGCGTTTGCCATCGTTTTCGAGACGAAGGTGGTCAGGTCGGGCCCAACTTGGGATCGCTGACCAACCGGACGCCAAAGAACCTCTTGGAAGCGATTGTCGCTCCCAATAAGTCGGTCGACTCGAAGTACCTGAACTATCTGATCGCCACGGTCGATGGCCGCGTGATTTCTGGAATCATCACGAACGAATCGGATCATAGTCTGACGATCCTGCGCTCCAATGGCGAATCGACAGCCATCTTTCGGGAAGATATTGAGGAGCTGCAATCCACAGGCAAGAGCCTGATGCCGGAAGGCTTTGGCAAATCGATCTCGCACAACAACATGGCCGACCTGGTAGCCTATCTAATGCAGCAAGACTGA
- a CDS encoding GntR family transcriptional regulator, whose amino-acid sequence MARQSDTQAPPTKARRIFLDLRSKILSRKIDANTQLTLRPIASEYGTGINAASEAIKALAAEGFVTLEGKAGARVITRDLHRIRAEGVLRIAIECEAIRRCAMLADDIQLSVLGGLAEKVDRLFEEGNQLDQCRQADIAFHVTITDFCGVPELRESLIPLLDRLVTLDQTEKRTSEIPGQKHLEVYEGLKSRDPVQAADVMRHHLEHSLSLTLALLYT is encoded by the coding sequence GTGGCCAGACAATCCGATACGCAGGCCCCGCCTACAAAGGCTCGTCGTATTTTCTTGGACCTTCGCTCGAAAATCCTCAGTCGTAAGATTGACGCCAATACGCAATTGACTCTCCGGCCCATCGCAAGCGAATACGGAACGGGAATCAACGCCGCTTCAGAAGCGATCAAGGCTTTGGCGGCGGAAGGATTTGTTACGCTTGAAGGAAAGGCGGGAGCACGAGTCATTACGCGTGACTTGCATCGTATTCGTGCCGAGGGAGTTCTTCGCATCGCAATCGAGTGCGAAGCGATTCGCCGCTGTGCGATGCTGGCGGATGACATTCAGTTGTCGGTATTAGGCGGTTTGGCCGAAAAAGTGGATCGACTGTTTGAGGAAGGAAATCAACTCGATCAGTGTCGCCAGGCGGACATTGCATTTCACGTGACGATCACCGATTTCTGCGGCGTTCCCGAGTTGCGAGAGTCGCTGATCCCGTTATTGGATCGGCTGGTGACCCTCGATCAAACCGAAAAACGGACCTCCGAAATTCCTGGCCAGAAACATCTGGAAGTCTACGAAGGTTTAAAGTCCCGTGATCCTGTGCAAGCGGCGGATGTAATGCGACATCACTTGGAGCATTCGTTGTCTTTGACGCTCGCCCTGCTGTACACGTAA
- a CDS encoding phosphoenolpyruvate hydrolase family protein: protein MPNPWTGIGNPYTRQEVVDRLRATIDRNEPIIAGGAGVGISAKLLERGGVDLIIVYNSGRFRMAGHGSTAGLMAYGDANAIAMEIGEHEVLPVVEETPVICGVHATDPRRRMWHWLLQVKEMGFSGVNNFPTHTIVDGEFRQILEETGMSVKKEFEMVSLARKMDLFSIVYVASSSEARAMAEAGADVIIAHVGTTIGGTIGVVNAACTLEQAAMRTQGICSAAMRVRSDIICLSHGGPILTPEDAAYINQHTDAVGFVGASSLERIAFEDSLTDLTRRFKSIPVAKAVSEV, encoded by the coding sequence GTGCCTAATCCTTGGACTGGTATCGGCAATCCATACACGCGACAAGAAGTTGTCGATCGTCTGCGAGCGACCATTGATCGCAATGAGCCCATCATCGCAGGCGGGGCAGGCGTTGGCATCAGCGCCAAGCTATTGGAGAGAGGAGGCGTCGACCTAATCATCGTCTATAACTCAGGGCGTTTTCGGATGGCCGGACATGGTTCGACCGCCGGCCTGATGGCTTATGGCGACGCAAACGCGATCGCGATGGAAATCGGCGAACACGAAGTGCTGCCGGTCGTCGAAGAAACGCCGGTTATTTGCGGCGTTCATGCGACCGATCCGCGCCGCCGCATGTGGCACTGGTTGTTGCAAGTCAAAGAAATGGGCTTCTCTGGCGTCAATAATTTTCCCACGCATACGATCGTCGACGGTGAATTCCGGCAAATCCTTGAAGAGACCGGAATGAGCGTCAAAAAAGAATTTGAGATGGTTTCGCTCGCTCGCAAGATGGATCTTTTTTCGATCGTCTATGTGGCCAGCTCTTCTGAAGCTCGGGCGATGGCCGAAGCCGGCGCCGACGTCATCATCGCGCATGTCGGTACGACGATCGGCGGTACGATCGGCGTGGTCAACGCCGCTTGTACGCTGGAGCAAGCCGCGATGCGAACGCAGGGGATCTGCTCCGCCGCGATGCGAGTTCGCTCTGACATCATTTGTCTGTCGCATGGCGGCCCGATCCTGACTCCAGAAGACGCCGCCTATATCAACCAACATACCGATGCGGTCGGCTTCGTCGGCGCATCCAGTCTCGAACGGATCGCGTTTGAAGACTCGCTGACCGATTTAACGCGACGATTTAAGAGCATTCCGGTCGCCAAAGCTGTTTCGGAGGTATAG